From the Pomacea canaliculata isolate SZHN2017 linkage group LG14, ASM307304v1, whole genome shotgun sequence genome, one window contains:
- the LOC112555920 gene encoding stimulator of interferon genes protein-like — translation MRSDPNYVDKLISMLQGPEVRVNELLPVGNLSYGIVYNYYLGYLRFVLPGIQQRIDRWCQKHSNTQCFDARMSRKFYILVPVSCYCPHTLVDAGCAISFSGHVDDLELSRAGSLRRVYRHTVWSITKPNGQVLHFVGEYPSCLNTLYQMEMIRNTGLDSSERQRQREEFVARLRALLASNDHTDSVRVVDYRDKDSFGNIISLSQVLAPVIEEDRLPPSESQQTVS, via the exons ATGCGCAGTGACCCAAACTACGTTGACAAACTTATTTCGATGCTACAAG GACCAGAGGTCAGGGTGAATGAACTTTTACCTGTTGGGAATCTCTCTTACGGCATCGTCTACAATTACTACCTGGGCTACCTGAGGTTCGTGCTGCCAG GAATCCAGCAAAGGATCGACAGATGGTGCCAGAAGCACAGCAACACGCAGTGCTTCGACGCACGCATGTCCCGGAAGTTCTACATCCTAGTTCCGGTCAGCTGCTACTGTCCTCACACCCTGGTGGACGCGGGCTGCGCCATCTCCTTCAGTGGTCACGTGGACGACCTGGAGCTGTCCAGGGCAGGCAGCCTGCGCCGCGTGTACAGACACACCGTGTGGAGCATCACCAAACCCAACGGGCAG GTGCTTCACTTTGTGGGTGAGTACCCGAGCTGCCTCAACACCTTGTACCAGATGGAGATGATCAGAAACACGGGGCTGGACTCCAGTGAGAGGcagagacagagggaggagtTCGTGGCCAGACTGAGGGCGCTCCTGGCCAGCAATGACCACACGGACAGCGTTCGTGTTGTGGACTATCGGG ATAAAGACAGTTTTGGAAAcatcatttctctctcacaagtCCTCGCTCCAGTTATCGAGGAAGACAGACTTCCACCCAGTGAGAGCCAGCAGACAGTGAGCTGA